The DNA segment AGATACAGAAAGTAGCTGTCTGTATCGCCACTGCCCCTACAAGCATCCACGACGCAGTGTCAAACGGCTCTAGGAAAGCTGTCGGTGAAATGATTCCAGTCCTCTTCGCCACAACTATAGCAATCCCAGTTTCCATAAAGGGAACGCTAAAGTCTACCACGGCCTCTCTATCCGAATTTATTACCAAAGACGTTAGTACCTATAAAAACAATGTCACTGAAACGGTTTCCGCCTAGGCCTCCGCCTCCTAAGCCTCCGCTGAGAGTTAATTATAAtctagatatttaaaatgtagtgACGTACCATATCCGTCTTTTTATTAACAAGTTCCGCTATGAGACCATTCCATTTTCCATCTTGGAAGGTACCCCATCGACCATCTTCCACCCGCACGAGTTCATAAGTGAACCCCAACTGTTCTGCCAGTTGTTGcaataaatcaatacaaaatcCACTACAGCATTGATATAAGGAACTGTTTCTGTGTGCGGCTCCAGCCTCAAttctaaagaaataaaataaattgaatcaTCAGGCGCTGTGGATCGTAGTCAGGAGGATGAACATTGAAATCTGTCTGATTTTGCCACTTCCGACtttcactttatttattactgtaatataaggaatatatattactaggtagtccagccataagttctgctacaaatgaaaatgcatgttttaaaaatgaagtaatgtaatattattaaaattaattaatgtctcagcaaaaaataaaaaaatattcgaaatggccacttTTGGATTTTATACATCTGTTTGGCCATGAATCTATAGATTTACGCATTGTTTCCAAAGGAAAattcgccactgcttgctccaaagattttttaagagactcaatgtcgccgtgtcgtttagagcaggccatgttCTCTAAAAcagaccataatttgaagtctataGTGTTGAGTACTGGGCTACATGAATGCCAGTCTTCGGaagtccggaacgttggttacgagccaggcttgggtagtttGTACCTTTTGAGCAAGAgtagaatcctgctggaaagtgcacaggtatatttttaaaaagtgtattggtgagaggtttcacaacatgatccaagactgtattTTAATACAGATGCGTGTGAAAATTGTTCtctcctttttcacaaaaatgtagttttgtgactccttaGTCACGACCAAACtatcactgacgcaggatgcTGACCACGTTGTACAGGTGGGCCTTGGAGTTTTGcgatttttgaaaaatttataaaaaaagaaccaAAAGTAATACTGAaacaaattcatttttaatttaatgttaacatTTGGGacattaacttttttaaaataacatcatCTAGATGTGCACCATCGCGCTGCAAACACTCTTCGAATGTTGACTTCAAATTGCCGAAAACTCGTTCGCACATGGCGCGCGGAATAGCGGCCAATTCTCTGCGGATGGCCTTCTACTAGGAAATTGTGGTCGGATTATTGCTGTAGACTCtaatttttcatgtatcccCACAGGAAAAAGTCTGGTGGGGTTAAATCCGGACTCCTAGGTGGCCATAGATTGTCACCTCGGCGAAAAAAGAGTTTTCCAGCAAAACATTTCCTTTACGACTGCCAAACTCTCGTTTGATGTATGGCATGTGGCGTCTTGTTGAAACCAGGTCGGACTACTGTACCCATAAAATTCTGACAGCTGcgggaaaaataattttcgtaCCATGACTATGGTAATTCCCTCGCTGGTCTATTCTGTCACATTCGGCGAATGCAAAgggttttgtttgtttgataAGTTGATTGTCTGAGGCCCAATAAAGACTATTTTGGTTATTTACGTAcccatttaaatgaaaataggCTTCgtctgaaaaaataatattgttgaaGCTCCGAAAACACTCTACCATTGGTCAGTATCTCTGAGGTTTCTGATTGAGGGTCGAACCGGTAGCCTTTATTTCcaaatcataattataatagattagaagtttcattgattttcaattgaaaaaaaaatgcaatccAATCCATAGTGAGAGCGAAATAAACGTCGAACAATAACGCAAGAATCagcatttttgtaataattttttacacaGAACGCACGCTGTTCACCCGTGAAGTACTCCATCGTGACGCATTTTCCGAGAGGCGAGAACCGAGCTACAGATTCCCAACTCCCGCGCTGCGCTCCCATTCGCCGTTTCAACGCTATAGTTTCAacgtttttaaattcgtaCGCCTCTGTGGCCCATCctgtacctttccgaccacttgaaCACCTTCTTTAGAAGtgtgagcgtacactttatcttttattttgcttattgtagtgttcttctatcgcgatttttttttcatcggtaaagaggatttcctgtgcttttcacctgcgtatcgcAACAAAGGCGTTTTGATCGATGCTCTatctttaaatgtaaatattcatttagggcatgtcctgtatatcgacAATGAGCACGAAGTTTCAAGcgttgttttataataccCGACAGAGTCCTAGCTGGATCTTCATTTCGTTCGACAAGATTGTTTGCTTCCTAAAGGGTTTTCGAAGAATTCTGgttttaacagcattaacagcctttgtagttctaacaatACCCACTATGTGctaggcgatcactgcaatcctatttattttaacaccccattccatattgtaatttgataatgaacacgaaaaaatatgtgaaatggcgcaaaatcgaaagaaatttctaaaattatagtgttccaaattaaaaataatcataaatttgaaaaaaggaaaacttttcatataacagtatttatggccagattAGTTAAATGTCTAAAACGTACCCAACAATTTCAACTTCAGGTGCAACACGACAAATGACACCTCGGTCTAAAGAGCAACGACCACTTACAGGATCGGGTGGtgctaaattaatataaggaGGTTCTTCTAGGAAAGTAATTCTCATATGAAACTTTTCTGGAACTCCCTGCGGTGGTGTATGTAGACCTCCAGGCCAAATTATGTCCTTTATAGCTAAATGTTCCTTAGGGTACGAGTTCCACGTCCCGATTTCTTCCCATATGAGCTGATAAAGATATGTgactatgtttattatttattttaaaatagatgagtgcttaattttgattattataaatatggcatgatacaacattctttaaataatcTGCTTCTCCTAGGTATCAATCtgacaaaataatatgtaatatgtaagataataattttatgtaagtaGGTACATAAATTCACTGCATTAAAATGATTAAGACTAAAAATTAGActaatatcttaatataacgAATATCAGTGTTAACTTAAGTTACCTGATCTCCAATAGTAGGCCGTAAGTTCATTATTTTCAGCTCGGTGGCTCGCAATTCACCATCGGAAGTGAACTCTATACTCGGTCTTCCTGAGTCGCTTTCCACACTAACGTTACGCAGATGTCGATAGAATCTTTCACCGGTTGACCACCTTGCCTCACCACTACCCGCACTATCGCAGGATAGTCTAGTGCCCAAAGGATATCTCAAGTTTTCAGTTTCTGATAAATATGATTCCACTCCATATGCAAATACCTTTACCGCTGTTGCTATTTCTGATATGATGGAAGAGCTCGTTGTATCGAAATGCACTCCTGCAAGATTATATAAAGTGTAAAAGTACTTTCTTTGTCATTGCCGTTTGtatatatcattttttatttatttgtttttcttgttaGGTATATGTTATCCTACTGATATAACCTTTTGTTGGATTACGTACTTAGCTATTTACGCGAACGACACATTTGTGTGGGTTGCCCAATATTAGGTGTACGCGAATCTTTCGTGATCTGATGCCTGattgtttttcaaaattttattatttaattttaattaatgaatattagTGTTTTATGTTACAAGTGACAAGTACGCAGCTTATGTGTGACATCTACACAGCaatgtttctattattttttcttagtaTTCACGACTATAAAGACAGCAGTTACCAACCCAACATGCCTACAGGAAATTTGTTCGGCGGTTGCATCGAGCCCAGGACACTTTGAGTTACGATCCAAACGTAACTTTCTCCAGTGAGGTGTAAATCTCCGGCAGTAGAAAGAATATCAGCGGCCTCGTCCCGCGTAGCATACAATAGCATAACTCTTGCTTCACTAGTCACCAACTCGTTGAGATCAGCTGGTTTCTTTACAACAACTGCGTTTAGTATTGTGAATTTAAAACGATCCTGAAAAAtcctcatttttatttcaaaatgtcAGATATTTTCGTTGATCAGTCATCATATGATCAAACTGGCGTGCTCATATTTGTTCAGGCTttctttatcatttatatgTACAAAGGTATTgctttcataaaatataaatatataaagaaatactttcgtttaaatatacattccTACAATTTGCCTCGGGCCTACGgaccaaaaaataaatactgagGTTATATAAATGTCGTAAAACTTTCTCTTACTTGTAGCGAGGAAACTCTTTCCCGAACggcttgaataaaatcatCATGCCCTGCTATAGCAGATGTGACCACACTGAACTGATGCCATTTATACCTCTCCAGAATAGAAAGCATTGCTGCAGTTTGATGTTCAATTGTTGGGGCCAATTGCAATCTCAAGGATGCATGCGAGGCATGCTTCTCTAACCCGCTGTTATCAGCGTTCCACGCAATGACCTATGAGAAACCGTAAACCCAACTAAATGTTAtgcacaaacattttacgCATGCCAAAAAATGCTTTACTAGTTGGTACATAATTGTTTCTATGTGAAAGCGAAGTATAGGAAGTCATAAAAAGCTTTACCGGTATGCCAAGATATCCGGCCAGCTGTAGAAAATATTGTGCAGAGGCAGTAGACCGCCCGTATTGTTCATGATTCATAAGATATAGTATAGCAGACACGTTGACTGCTAAAAATTCTTTACATAGCGAGTCCAAGATAGCTGAAAGCATCAATAATGTTTAACTCACTTCAAGAGTGCTATTCAAGGAAGACAGTGAAGATTTAGATAGATAAAATTGCTAGGCGTAACAGTCTTGCATGCACTGCACGTGCGTTTCGTGTTATCTACCTAAGGATGTTTAGGATTCATTTATCGGGTTTTGAATACTATTTATACCATTCCTTTTTCATGCAATCTTATAAAGATGTATAGatacatttcaattttttaaaatcttgcaAATTCATAAATTAGTAATCTAgcgtaattaattacaatcttTAGTAAAACTTACACATAGGACTAGGCGTCAAGCCCTGCATAGAAAGCGTTATATTCAGACGCACTTGTGAGAAGAGTTTTAATTTACGCGGCAATTTTGATAAGGCTGCCTTCTCGGCCCTTGTGTAATCACGTGCGCCGAAAGCCTTGTGGGGCACCACAAGGGCAGCGGTGATCACAGAGGGTTGTCGCGGTATTTGGGGAGCAGGGGAGGTCCGCGGACGTGCTCCAAGACGGACTCCGCTGCCGCGAGCACCCTCTCTGCCCCCGCCGCCGATTGTACCGCTACCGATTTTGATACCACCACCGCGCTCCGCATTTACAGCTACCAACGCTACCAGCGCGGCCAGCGCCATCAGCGAAGCTCGCGCCTGCATCTTCATTTTTGATGCTGTAGATATTATACCATTTATCGCAGATATCACAAAAGAGAAtgcattatacatatataggcAAGTACCTACTTACCTAATGATATAAAGACAACAttgatttcaatatatttcttttgaaaattttagataaacaaattgttgtttacaaataaagtaattatttgtaaatatcatttatttcaacatTTTGATACTATTTGTGCTTGTTGTTCCCGCGGTAATCGCATCACGCAGTAGGTTAACTGctcaagatttatttttttattattataattaattgattcaAGATGTAATGTGGAATATGGTGATAAaaccataataattaataactaattttgCTGATATGAGCAAACCTCCGGcccgtattttataaatatgtgtatgtaattacaatattttgcatgaaatttatttgtaaatgtataaattaaaataataatataaatttaaatgtatttttagctAAATGCTTACACGTAactttacattaatacaaCGTTCTCGAGGAGGCACTAAACCCAAAAGAACTTACTTCAAAGacataaaacaacaataataagAGAGTAGTCCCCTTCACTAAGCACATAATACCGAAACTAACTTGTTGTAAtttgttatgtaattttttggaaatttaaggtatataaaagtcttaaataaataaatactactaCTAAGTGTACAATAAAAAAGACCTAATACATCGAAGACGACTacctaaaaactaaaatatagtaaagtaTCCTCCTTTAGCACATCTTATCTGCGCATTTTCAAATcgatatttaagtaattttggCAATGGAAATTTATATCCTCAGCTATAAAGTTGATAGTgtactttttttgtttttcacgcgtatttatttgtttttgtttatttatcaataacttattgattttaatggtcaataaaaattacaactcATATTCTAGGTGCTACACCACTTATAATCCCTTAAAGTAATATCAGTTCATCGGGTACTTATCAGAGGcgttatttatacaaaatagattaaaataaagaatcaGCAGAATACCTATAAGCGCCGAAAACGGTGATGGCAATGGCAGCGTCGGTGGCGCGGCAGCGTGCTTTGAGCTATCCACATAAATTGATAAGGCGGCGGGCCGACATGGGGTCGTTCTAGGACGGACAGTGGTGTGGCTACAGCAACGAAAGTAACACGCGTGTTTACGTAAGCGCCACGCCCCGGGCCACGCGttggcgtcgaggggcgcggcGCACAGCACCTCCGGTCGCTGAGGGCCGACTGACGCACCCTCACCCCTCAGATCTCACGGGCAACGCCGCGCCTGCGTTTACAAGGTTCCACGCCTACCATTATATAAGCTCCACCAAAGATCATTTTACGGCCCTGTTATGGGAATGAATGAGAATTGCGCGATGATATTGATACGGGATTAGGCACATTATGAAAACACTAGCTACCGACCGCGCCTTAACCCCTTGTATATAAAAAGCATTTAGACATAGTTAGAGCATAGTTTATAATACTCCATATAACGATGGTCTAAATTCATTGGATtccatttattacaatttagcTATAGCGACGTTAAATGAAGTCTAGTAAGTAGTCTCCCTTGAACTGTATATACAGTGGAGACCTAATGTGAATCCGCGTGAAGGTATAGCGACTGTTTTTAATGGATGATTTCGTAACAAATTCTGCCGATATTGCGACCGGACTCGGCCGCGAAGGACATATTCTTATCTTTCGTATACAATCACATAGATGGTCAGCAAACGTAGaccttttatttatagatattggCCAAGTAGCTACGCTTACCTACGTATACGTTTTAAATTTAGGGTTCAATTATAAAGTGTATGTATCTGTATGTCGGTGTGTAGGTATGTGGATATTTACCTTTACCTGTAAAGACGTCCGGATAATGGAAATAACGAATATGATTCGAGTGGACCCATCATCGTCCTTATACCCGAAATCTACTGTAGTTTAATTTACTTCAGAACAATTTAATTACGTAGAAATGTATGTCATTTATATTCATAcacataattttgaaatttcgaaactttaaatatttgatgtgAATAAACATGAGTGGTggaaagttaaaattttagatatttatcaaaatttgtaAATGGCATAAAAGCAATagatttagaatttaaataccGGACATACCCTAGTTGTAGTTTGTAGTCTTAAGGCTAGTGTACCTAGTGAACAGAATACCTGTACACTGAATAACATATTAAGTATCATTATCGCAAGCTCGCTTTAAGAAGTTAGATCTTAAGAATAATTATGGATCATCacataaattagattttaaggTATAAATACCATTTGGTAGCTGTTGTtagccaataataaaaatataaattataagtgttTCATGCACCTGAGCATATTATGATGAGtgcattcaaaatattattttttaaagactaTCTTCTCTAGACATTGAAATCAATCAACTTCAAATGTTTAGGAAATAAATGTTGAAGTTATAGGTACTTTAGTATTTTAACTACATAGTCATTTTCTTTGCCTTATTTGGttgtaaacattaaaatatacatgatGGTTACAAATGATATTATGAGTAAATGTGGTAAATAACATTGTTTGCTGCatacattacaaaatatttatatctttagttgcacactaatatatatgtgtgtacaAGTAGATTATCACAGATATTCACAGCCGTAAAGTTACTTAACTGACTTTATCTAGTTTAACACCATTATATCAATCCACAGTGAAGTCTCATCACTGAGGACTTAAAATTTTTAACTATGTGCTTTATTCACTGTCAAAGTCCCATACAATTTCAATGAGCCAAAATGTTCATACTTAACAAAACTAAGTTCAAAATAGTTCACCACAACACTGATACATTTTACTGAATAAAGTTCAAAGttcaaacacatttatttattaatttcaagtaAACATACATTGTAGGATTAACTCTATCGACGATCTCTATATCTATGTGAGTCACGATCACGACTTCTACCTCGAGAACGATCGGATGTACGCCAAAGAAATTCATCAACTGAACGTTCATATGACCTTTTATCATAAACAAGCACTGAACGTGGGTACTCTCCCAAATCATAGTAACGAGGTGGAGGAGGGGGAGGAGGAGGAAGCCCTTCATATGGTGGAAGAGCAGCACTAAAACCAGGTGGAGCCACATAAGGTAAAGGAGGCAGCTGGTGATGCATAGATCTCATATACTCTGCTACATATGCTTCTGCAGCAGCAGATCCACTACTGGCATAACTATCTCTTCCTCGAACAAACCATGACGGGAGTCTATCCCTCAAGTAAGGAGAAGGTGATCTTCTTTTATATGACCCCAAACGACTTCTAGGTGAAGAAAAAACTTTACGCCTTTGTCTAGAAGTACTCATAATCCTGCTTCTAAATTGACCACCCCGAGAGGACAAAGGTGCTCTATATGTCCTATATGTACCACTCTTGAGGTATCCTTTTTTAGAGGATTCCTTTGATTTTCTCAGAATTGGAGTCATTTCTATACCTTCATCTTCAGGGAATAATCTACATAGTTCTTCAGCAACCTTTGGTTCAATTTCCTGTCCATCTCGGCCTATTTTCACTGGTTTTCCTTCATTCCAAGGGTTGTATAAATGAAGTGTACTGCTGAAAGGTAATTCTTTTCGACATATCCAATCAACTTTAAACACCCCATCCAACACTTTGGCTGATAAACCAGGAGGTAGCACCCAAGAAACTGCGGGGACATCTCTGCGAGACTCACTACCCAGCCTAGCAAAACCAGCAAATTTACCACTCTctttaactgaaaatattaaaagaacatTTCTTGATTCCCTATAGGCTTGATTTAAGTTTGCTTCATTCTGGGGTAAGGTTGACCAAACCCCTTTGGCTTTTGACAAAGTTATGTTCTCTGCATTGTTTGATTTAATCAAGAAAAACCTGGTGTCcctaaacaaataatttaatttcgtcATATAGTCATATGTTTTTATCTTAGCGGCTCCTGATGTGCGACGACGTTTGGCTTCAGCAGGAGAATGACTACTGGACTTAGCACGTTTTCTGTTACTACGGCGTTCTTTTGATTTTGTGCTTACACTACTAATACTTGGACTGCTCGAGTCACTCGAGGATGAACTTGAAACCTCACTTCGTGTATCGTACGCATCTTTCATTACTTCTTCcaattgttttaattcttCACCGATTTCAGCTTCAACTTCTCCTAATCCGAGATTGACTGCATCGGTGTTATTAGAAGACTCCATTATAGAAATACACTGCGTCTTaccaatatttctttttatatataggtttgcttaaacattgtataaaacaattgtaaaattacaaaaatattgtttccaAATACcccataaaattataataactagaACCGAAATTAAcaattctttaatatttatttaagtcaataataaaatttacgttAATTTATGTCAGAAGTGAGAAGCACAGGCTACGATAGCGTCGGATCACAGACCAAATGAGTTAGTATTTACTATTTAGTCATTGACTTTGTCTTTAGTCTCTAATCCTCAAATCGTAATCTATTGCTATTTGATATTCTCAATTATGTTGTgagcaaaataatttacaattatgaaataaaagtttttttttactagttGAGCTTATTTCTACAGAATACTTCCTAGTATTCCTGCGATGTTgacatttttcttaaaataggAAGGAAAATTACTGTGGGAACAATAAACCTAATatatttggtatttttattaacataataatgtgctataatctgaaataataatactaaataaatataaaaatacacagatCACATACCAGGAAATGTTATATGGAATTTTTTAGAGGATGCGGAAACCCAAATGACAAGATTATTATCACCTGATTTTAATTTGGAAAAGTTGGTAGactgtatttttaagttaagtttaaatttttttgcgAAAATCGCAAACACTTTTCAGAAGTTTTCATTTagtgatattaattaaatataaattttaatacatatctCACAGTAGTAAATAGAAGTGCtttgttttggttttattcttttataagaaatgcattatgtacaaaaatatttggaaaagTTACAGAAtcctaaaacaaataatactcCGATAAGTAATggatttaaaacaaacatttttctatattgTAGCTACTATAGCTTCTATTCGCAAAAGGTatgttaaaatagaaatagttgaaaaatctaaatatatttaagaaactatttttattaaaaattatattcttttttttcaaGGTTTTAATGGCactttatgaaaaaaatatagagtTTGAGCCTCTGTTAATCGATATAACGAAAGGGGAGCAATATTCTTCATGGTTTCTCGAAATAAATCCTAGAGGGGAAATTCCTGtgttaaaagttaataatgcTATAATACCAGATTCAACTAGAATTTTGGATTACTTGGAATTTTACTTAAACCaaggtttattatttaaataatgattcataagcacttattatatttctatatttaaattataatataaaatttacagaaaCTCCCccattaattaatgtttcggCAGACAACAAAGTAATGAAAAATGTCAACATGTTTCGAGAAATGATAGAGGCTTTACCTGCAGGTCTTATCACTGTTGGTTCATTCTTTCACCCTCACTTGTGTGGAACACCAAAAATGCCATTTATATTACCTGTCCGAGAAGTACTTAAaagtaatgtatttaaattaaattttatgactaataataatattagtaaggAGCAATGATGAACTAATTATTCTTTTAGATGGAGATTTATGTAACTCAAAAAATTTGCGAAAATTAGCAAAGGCAAATCCAAAAGCTGAAaatgttttactttataaagCAGAAATACAAGATAGAAAGCatgaaattattacaaatgaagaagaatatttgaaagtattaaatgttgtaGATGATGTTTTATCACATGTTGAAGAACAATTAACAAGACAGTATCAAGGTAAAGGGTTATCATGAATATCATCAAACAGACATACTTACAATgaaattaaagttataattaaacaagttGCTTCTGGTCATTGTACATGCTTATTACTTCaaactgaataaataaaaaacatattcatTCACTTTGAATTGATACTCCATTTAATTTACAGACAGTTGGCTGTGCTGTGAGCAATTTAGTATTGCTGATATCAATTTAGCTGTGTTACTTCAACGTCTCTGGGAATTAGGGCTGGAAGAGAGATTCTGGACCAGAGGAAAACGTCCTCATATTGAACAATATTATGAACGTGTAAAGGAGCGAGAATCATTTAAAAAGACAATACCAGGTCTGCCTgtacatattaaaatgataGTTACTTCACAACCTCCCGCATATATTGGGGCGGCAGGTGCTATTTCAGTAGGAATGGTTCTTGTACTGGcctatttctttaaaaaacttatacattaaatgaagaagtattaagaaaattttaggCTGTGTATAGGAAGTACCACACAAATGTACTTACAtttgtaataatgtaattattccATAATAACTTAATCTCAATTATACTtcagtattatatttactttaagatTAATAAGTTGTTTTGaacatgtaaaatatttagtgtatgattcttttaaataaaatatcatgtaGATAagcaactaaaaatataaattgtcacATTTCAGtgtttaaataaactcaataaattatttatttaaaaccaggtgtcaatatataaaacaaacaagttTATTACAGTAACAAGTCACATCAATtacaaacaacaaataaatattttcaagttatttacaataaatggAAACAACATTGTGCTATCATTTGTtgctgaataaaataaattcaaacttATGTACCACATAGATAACCAATCTCAACTATATAAGCTACAACAAAACCActgtacaattattatttcccataacaatacaaaaaggACCACTTAAACCTTAAGTTCCTTATTTTATCTACTATCTTCTGTTGTGTTATTTTCttggattttattaataggcATACCCATAAAATGTTTGCTATTTGTTAAACTAGATCTTTTTCGAGTTGGTATATTTGTTTGCACTGGTTTATCACTGTTGTACTTGAACAGACCTTGTCCTGGCAAGTTAGGCATAATATTGGGAATTGTATACCATAATCTGTATGTCACAAACCAAGATAATATAGCTATAATTCCACTTATAAACTTCTCAACcataatatgataatataatatagttgaAACTAACATTACATCCCATAATAGCTGAAGACAAGCAATTGCCATGAGAAGTGCCCTGACATATGGTGTAAACTTTTCATaagaattctttaaaatattcatatcatCAGGTTTTATATTCCTCAATGGATTTTGACTTGGTGATTTATCATTTTGACTTCTTGAATAATTTTCATCTCttatataatcttttattCTTTCCCAACCATTAATAGCTTTAGCTTCTTCAATCAAGACTAGACTggaatatatcaatataaaacagTGTCCAGAAATATCAAAGCCATTCCAGAAATGTCCATTTTTCAAACAAGTTACCTTGCTATCAAATTTGTTGGAATTGCATCTGCcatattttgtttctattatattaaaaactgttGTCCACATGTACCATGATATAGTAGCAATTAATAATCTTGATAAATGAGAAGTAACAATTACTTTTCTTTTG comes from the Pieris brassicae chromosome 4, ilPieBrab1.1, whole genome shotgun sequence genome and includes:
- the LOC123708196 gene encoding YTH domain-containing protein 1; this translates as MESSNNTDAVNLGLGEVEAEIGEELKQLEEVMKDAYDTRSEVSSSSSSDSSSPSISSVSTKSKERRSNRKRAKSSSHSPAEAKRRRTSGAAKIKTYDYMTKLNYLFRDTRFFLIKSNNAENITLSKAKGVWSTLPQNEANLNQAYRESRNVLLIFSVKESGKFAGFARLGSESRRDVPAVSWVLPPGLSAKVLDGVFKVDWICRKELPFSSTLHLYNPWNEGKPVKIGRDGQEIEPKVAEELCRLFPEDEGIEMTPILRKSKESSKKGYLKSGTYRTYRAPLSSRGGQFRSRIMSTSRQRRKVFSSPRSRLGSYKRRSPSPYLRDRLPSWFVRGRDSYASSGSAAAEAYVAEYMRSMHHQLPPLPYVAPPGFSAALPPYEGLPPPPPPPPRYYDLGEYPRSVLVYDKRSYERSVDEFLWRTSDRSRGRSRDRDSHRYRDRR
- the LOC123708680 gene encoding ganglioside-induced differentiation-associated protein 1 encodes the protein MHYVQKYLEKLQNPKTNNTPISNGFKTNIFLYCSYYSFYSQKVLMALYEKNIEFEPLLIDITKGEQYSSWFLEINPRGEIPVLKVNNAIIPDSTRILDYLEFYLNQETPPLINVSADNKVMKNVNMFREMIEALPAGLITVGSFFHPHLCGTPKMPFILPVREVLKNGDLCNSKNLRKLAKANPKAENVLLYKAEIQDRKHEIITNEEEYLKVLNVVDDVLSHVEEQLTRQYQDSWLCCEQFSIADINLAVLLQRLWELGLEERFWTRGKRPHIEQYYERVKERESFKKTIPGLPVHIKMIVTSQPPAYIGAAGAISVGMVLVLAYFFKKLIH
- the LOC123708679 gene encoding acyl-coenzyme A diphosphatase FITM2; protein product: MTARGNIKNSRMHFKFQNESNTDYKGTKPTAEQSSIFEVLVLMIVHLCKKVLFFDTNLKIAIYLGALFLLSLIADVLTFPKTYFSRSDNIFNQYFVKIGWFWTLFLSVPYVVLTSYTICCGKRKVIVTSHLSRLLIATISWYMWTTVFNIIETKYGRCNSNKFDSKVTCLKNGHFWNGFDISGHCFILIYSSLVLIEEAKAINGWERIKDYIRDENYSRSQNDKSPSQNPLRNIKPDDMNILKNSYEKFTPYVRALLMAIACLQLLWDVMLVSTILYYHIMVEKFISGIIAILSWFVTYRLWYTIPNIMPNLPGQGLFKYNSDKPVQTNIPTRKRSSLTNSKHFMGMPINKIQENNTTEDSR